DNA sequence from the Oxyura jamaicensis isolate SHBP4307 breed ruddy duck chromosome 32, BPBGC_Ojam_1.0, whole genome shotgun sequence genome:
ACCTCACCTTCATGACCGGCAAGGCCGGCCAGAACGTCGTCCTCTCGGGCTTCCCCCAGGGGCTGCCGGCCAACGTCTTCAAGCAGCCCCCGCCGCAGCAGCCGGCGCTCAGCAAGCCCATGAGCGTTCACCTCCTCAACCAGGGCAGCAGCATCGTCATCCCGGCGCAGCACGTGCCGCAGGCGGTGCTGCAGGGCCAGAACCAGTTCCTGCTCCCCGGGCAGCTGGCGGGCGCCTCGGCCGTGCAGCTCCCGCAGCAGCTCTCGGCCCTGCCGGCCAACATGGGGGGCCAGATCCTGACCGCCTCGCACGCCAGCGGCCAGGCCCACATCATCACcagcccggggccgggcgggcagcTGATCGCCAACCAGGCGCTGCCGGCGCAGATCCTCACCAACCAGAACATCGCCGGGCAGCTCAACCTGGGCCAGGTGCTGACCTCGCAGAACGCCCACGGCACCGCTCACATCCTCTCGGCGCCCATCCAGCTCCAGCCCGGCCAGGTGGGGCAGCCGGCGCTCTTCCAGATGCCCGTCTCCTTGGCCGGCAGCCTGACCACGCAGAGCCAGCCGGCGGTGGCCGCCTCGCTGCCCGGCGGCGCCATCGGCCAGCCGGGCCAGACGGTGATCCAGGGGGTGACGCTGCCCAGCCAGGTGGCCATGCTGAACGCCGCCGAGAACCTCGGCCCCGCCGTCAGCAtccagccccccgccgccgccgccagcagcCAAAGCCCCGGCCTCGTGCAGCCGCAGCCCGCCTCTGCCGCCGGCCTCCTCCCCGGCGCCGAGCAGTCCTCCTCCATCCTCACCGTCCAggcagccccgcagccgcccgccgcgccgccgccgctgcaGCTGAGCGtgcagcccccgccgcccgccccgccgcccgccccggcgcagcccagccccggcttggcctcctccagccccgagAAGATCATCCTGGGCCAGGCGGCCGCCGCCGGCGCCGTCATCAGCCAGGACTCCATGCAGATGTTCCTGCAGCAGGCGAGTAGCTTCCCCCCCGGGGGCTGAATTCCTCGGGGACCCTCGCGCCGCCGAGCTCGGGGACCGGGGCTCCGACGGCTGAGgaccccccccggcccccgcggGGCTCGGGGAAGGGGCTCGTGGCCTCGTGGGCGCCAGCTCCGAGCCGCCGGGGGGTTTCGGTCGCTCGAGTCCCGGGGTCGGCCGGCACCGCCCGGCGGCGTCAAGCCTGCGGCGCCCGCGTGTCGGTGACGGCCGGGGTTGGTTGGTGGGAAATCGGGGTTTGGGGGTGAAAAATGACAATTCGCCGGTGAGGAATCACCGCGCGCGGCGACCGATCGTNNNNNNNNNNNNNNNNNNNNNNNNNNNNNNNNNNNNNNNNNNNNNNNNNNNNNNNNNNNNNNNNNNNNNNNNNNNNNNNNNNNNNNNNNNNNNNNNNNNNNNNNNNNNNNNNNNNNNNNNNNNNNNNNNNNNNNNNNNNNNNNNNNNNNNNNNNNNNNNNNNNNNNNNNNNNNNNNNNNNNNNNNNNNNNNNNNNNNNNNNNNNNNNNNNNNNNNNNNNNNNNNNNNNNNNNNNNNNNNNNNNNNNNNNNNNNNNNNNNNNNNNNNNNNNNNNNNNNNNNNNNNNNNNNNNNNNNNNNNNNNNNNNNNNNNNNNNNNNNNNNNNNNNNNNNNNNNNNNNNNNNNNNNNNNNNNNNNNNNNNNNNNNNNNNNNNNNNNNNNNNNNNNNNNNNNNNNNNNNNNNNNNNNNNNNNNNNNNNNNNNNNNNNNNNNNNNNNNNNNNNNNNNNNNNNNNNNNNNNNNNNNNNNNNNNNNNNNNNNNNNNNNNNNNNNNNNNNNNNNNNNNNNNNNNNNNNNNNNNNNNNNNNNNNNNNNNNNNNNNNNNNNNNNNNNNNNNNNNNNNNNNNNNNNNNNNNNNNNNNNNNNNNNNNNNNNNNNNNNNNNNNNNNNNNNNNNNNNNNNNNNNNNNNNNNNNNNNNNNNNNNNNNNNNNNNNNNNNNNNNNNNNNNNNNNNNNNNNNNNNNNNNNNNNNNNNNNNNNNNNNNNNNNNNNNNNNNNNNNNNNNNNNNNNNNNNNNNNNNNNNNNNNNNNNNNNNNNNNNNNNNNNNNNNNNNNNNNNNNNNNNNNNNNNNNNNNNNNNNNNNNNNNNNNNNNNNNNNNNNNNNNNNNNNNNNNNNNNNNNNNNNNNNNNNNNNNNNNNNNNNNNNNNNNNNNNNNNNNNNNNNNNNNNNNNNNNNNNNNNNNNNNNNNNNNNNNNNNNNNNNNNNNNNNNNNNNNNNNNNNNNNNNNNNNNNNNNNNNNNNNNNNNNNNNNNNNNNNNNNNNNNNNNNNNNNNNNNNNNNTCCGTGCATGGGTGCTGGAGGCTCTGTGCACGAGGGACTTGTGCACAACACCCCTTGCACCAACGTGCACGTTGCAAGGTGTCCGTGCACGGGTGCTGGGTGCAAGGTCTTGCACGTGGGTGCCGGAGGAGTGAGGTCTCCGTGCGTGGGTGCCGGAGGCTCCACGCACGTCCCTGCAGGGCGCACGAGGCACGCGCTGGTGCCATCGAGGTGGCCGCTGCGAGCCTCGTTTGTTCCCAGCGAGCCCCCACCCTGCCAGGGGAGGGGGGTgggcacccacgggtgctcCCGGGGGCTGTTCCGCAGCACCCTGACCGTGCCCCGTCTCCGCAGGAGTGCAGCGGCCTGGGGGACATGCCCGGCTCCTTCGTGCCCACGGTGACGGCCATCACCACGAGCCAGGACCTGCAGTGGCTGGTGCAGCCCACCCTCATCTCCTCGGTGGCCCAGtcgcagcccccgggggggcccaTGGCGcatcccccccccacccaccgCCCCCGTGGACCCCTACGACCTGCCGGGACCCAGCTACTCAACACCGGGCATGGGGGGCTTCCCTTCGGCCCCCCCGGCGCGTCCCTCTCGCGCCCGGCCACGGCGGAGCCGCGAAGAAACGGTGAGTCCCCAAAAATGTCCCCAACCCtttgggcgggggggggaggtgggggctcggggggtggcggggggggggtgacaGGGTGGTGGCACCTCGCTGATGGCGCTGTCCCCTCGCAGCTGAccccggaggaggaggagaagcgcCGCGTGCGGCGGGAGAGGAACAAGCTGGCGGCCGCCAAGTGCCGCAACCGACGCCGGGAGCTGACGGACCGGCTGCAGGCGGTGAGTGACACGAGGGGACGTGAGGGGACATCGGGGTCCCCGAGGTTGGGGGACGTCCAAAAAAGGGGTGGGCACGGCCACCAGGGTGGcgtgggggagggggggtggtaGCGGTGGTGTCCCCGACAGCTGGGGACATCGTGGGGGGACTTGGTGGTGAAAGCtgtgggggctgggggcagaggtgATGGTGGCAGTGGGGACAGCGGTGTCCCCAACAGCTAGGGACATCGTGGGGGGACTTGATGCTGAAGGGTGAGGGGCCTGGGGACATTACGTGGGGACAGAGCTGCGCCAAAGGGTGCTGAGGGTGTCCCATGGGGACAGCGGTGTCCTCAGGACGCTGGGAGGGGACACTGATGTCCCCAGGGGGTGACAAGGACTTGTAGGAGTGCAGGTGCCAGGGATGCTCGATGGTGACAACAGTGTCCTGAGGAGCAAGGGAGACGCGGTGTCACGATGCTGGGGACATCACAGGGACATTTATGGGGCTGATAGGGGCGATGGTGTCCTCAGGACATGGGGACAATGATGTCCCCAGGACCTGTTGGAGGGACAGACTGACACCTACGGGTGCACGTCCCCGGGAGCTGGGGATGGTGGCTGGGGACAGCGGTGTCCCCAGGACTGGGGGACGCCACCAGGGGCCGATGATGTCCCTGGGAGCTGGGCACATCAAGGGGGGCCAGGTCCCTTTGGGGACGTGGAGGGGGGTGGCACCgtccccaggagctggggacatCAGAGGGGGCAGATGTGCGAGGATGTTGGAGGGGGACAATGTGTCCCCAACAACTGGGGACATCAGAGAAGGGGACCTGGGAGTGGCAGGGGGGACAGCGATGAtcccaggagctggggacacTTGGAGGAAGGGGACAGTGACCCCAGAAGGGGACATCAGAGGGAGATGTGACACTTGGGATGCCTGGGGGGGGGTGACAGTGTCCCCAGAAGCAGGAGACGCTGACCCAGGGACACTGAAGGGGGAATgctgccacccccagcagcaggggacaTCGGCGGGGGAGATGGCACGGGGACAATGCCATCCCCTGGAGCAGGGGACACTGGGGGATGGCCAGGATGACAGAGGGGCAGGATGCTGTCCCCAGAAGTAGGGGACATCAGAGGTGCAAGGACATGTCCCCCTCACAAAGATGCCCTCAAGAGCAGGGGACACAGGAGGGTGGCACCCAGAGATGCTGGGGGGGGACAACGCTGTCCCCAAGAGTGAGGGACAaatggaggctgggggtgctggaggaggaggtggcctctgtccccaggagcaggggacaGCGCTGTCCCCAGGAGTGGGGGGCATGAGAGGGGGACACTGGAGGAGGAGAACGCTGTCCCCATGAGAGGGGGGACATCAGATGGGGACAGTACTGTCCCCAGGATTTGGGGACACCAGTGAGTGATGACAGAGGGACATTGGAGGAGGACAATGCTGTCCCcacgtgggggggggggcatcaGGGAGAGAGATGACAGAGGGGGACATTGGAGGGGACAACGCTGTCCCCAGGAGGTGGGGACACCGCCGTGAAAGGTGTCAAGGGGACATCAGAGAGGGGACAGGGctgtccccaggagcagggggacaTCAGCATGAGAGATGGCAGAGACGCATCGGAGGGGACGTTGGAGGGGGACAACAGTGTCCCCAGGAGAGGGGGACATCGGAAGGGGACAATGCTGtctccaggagctggggacacCAGTGAGAGAGATGACAGAGGGACGCTGAGGAGGACAACGctgtccccaggagcagggggcaccACTGGGAAAAGATGCCAAGGGGACATCAGGGAGGGGACGGCATTGTCCCCTCGTTCCCGGGGACATCTGAGAGGCCATGGCATCGTCCCcaggagccggggggggggcatcAGAGGGGACCAGACCCCCGCAGGGGATGCTGGCGGTGACCCCTCCAGAGCCCGGAGCAGCAGGAACAGCGTCCGCCGACGCCACCACCGCGGGGGTGCCACCCGCGTCCCCTCGCTGTCCCCTGCCGTCCCCTCACCctctcccccgcccccccccccaggagaccgaccagctggaggaggagaaagccGAGCTGGAGTCGGAGATCGCCGAgctgcagaaggagaaggagcGCCTGGAGTTCGTCCTGGTGGCCCACGCGCCCGCCTGCAAGCTCCCCTTCGAGGACGCCGGCCCCTTGGGTGCCGGCCCCGCCGAGGTGAGCACCCTGGGCAAGGAGGAGCCGCCGGGGCCCGTCGCCTTCCCGTTCCAGCCGGGCGCCCAgggccccttccccagctgctgcttcgCGCCGGGGGCCCCCCCGGTGCCGCCTAACCCCTCCTATACGTCTTCGTTTGTGTTCACCTACCCAGAGGGAGCGACCTGCGGAGCCTCGCATCagcggagcagcagcagcgaccAGTCCTCGGACTCCTTGAATTCTCCCTCGCTCCTCGCGTTGTGAACGGGGCCCCCCCGACAcccccctgacccccccccctccccccaaaaaaaacaacaNNNNNNNNNNNNNNNNNNNNNNNNNNNNNNNNNNNNNNNNNNNNNNNNNNNNNNNNNNNNNNNNNNNNNNNNNNNNNNNNNNNNNNNNNNNNNNNNNNNNcccccttttttttttttttgccccccccttTTGGACTCGGCTGAGCCCAGTTTTTGGGGGGTGTCGGCGCTCCGCCGCCCTGCCTTGGGGCGCTGGAAGTGGCCGCGCGGTGTCCCCACCGTCCCCGCCACCTCCGGGGTGTTTGTGCCCGATCCCCGCCGTCCCGCGGCACCTGGAGGTGTCACCACCAccctctggggggggggggtccctgcgGCATCTCTGTCACCTTAGAGATGTCCCTGCCAGGTCCCCGCTGTCCCATGGGGGGCTTCAGGCAGCACCTCCGGCGCTCCGGAGGTGTCTGTGCCCCGTCACCACCACCCCGGGGAGGTCCCTCGGGTACCTCCGTCACCTTCAAGGTGTCTCTGTCCGATGGCCGCCGTCCCCTGGGGTGTCCCCGAGCGCCTCCCTCGACTTTTTGGAGGTGTCCGCGCCCCCTTTGCCACCACCCCGGGAAGGTCCCGGTGGCGTTTCTGTCACCTTCAAGGTGTGCGTGCCCCGTCCCCGCCGTCCCCCGGGGGTGTCACTTAGCGCCTCCCTCGCTTTGGAGGCGTCCCTGCCCCGTCGCCACTGCCCTGGGAAGGTCCCTCTGTCACCCCAGAGGTGGCCCTGTCCCTTGGGGGTTCACGCAGCATCTCCTTTTGCCCCGAGATGCCCCCTCTGACAACCCTGCGGCGTCTTTTGGTCACCGTAGTGTCACTTCTGTCACCCCAGCGGTGACCCTGCCGCATCTCCGTCGCCCTTAGAGTCCCCGTGGCACCTCTGTCACCTTACAGGTGGCCGTGCCCCGTCCCTGCCATCCCAGGGGACCCGTGCGCCGTCTCCGTCCCCctggagatgtccctgccccgtcccccttgccgcggggggggggggggctccttGCGGCATCCCCACCCCGGGGTGCCCGCGGTCCACGCTCCGCGTCCCAGCTCCACCGCTGATGCTGGGGCTCCAGGTGGCACCTCCAGCACCCATCTGGCACCGGGTGGGCTCCCACCTTGCTTGTcgtccccccctcccacccctgccTCACTGTGAACGGCTCTGTCCCCGCACGGGCCCCCCCTGGGGTGGCCCCGGCGTCCCCTGCCCCGCGCCGTCCCCTTCTCAGTGACCAAGCTTTGCCAGCGTTGACTCtgttctctctctatatattatatatatatttttgtggggggggggggggggccccccccccccccccctccgggagatgtttaattttttattattattattattattgcctgTGCTGTATTTTGTGACTCTGTTACGGGCTCGGTCCCCTCCGcgccccctcccctttccctctgcgccccccccccccccctcccccccccccccccccccccccgggcccaaAAAAAACCCTCGGAGCGGCCCCCcctctcttcttccccccccccccccccgtcacctggggggggtttgggggtcTCTGCGTTGTGGGGTGGGAAGGGTGAGGGGGGACCTTGGTTCCCCTGGGGGGTCCGTGGGTCTGGGGTCCTGGGGCAAGCGGGGAGGGGATTGTCCTGGGGGGAGAAAGTGGGGGcaagggggggggcggggggggataTGGGATAGGGAACTTTTAGGGATAAGGAGCAAGGGGACATAGGGCCAGGGGGGTTAGATCCCAtggttttatataaaaacaacaggaaatggGGCCAGGGAGCAGTGGGGACATAGGGACAATGGGGCCAGGGAGCTTCTGGGGCCGTGGTGGCTGTAGGACGGGGGGGTTCTATCCCATGTTTGTACATAAGAACAATGGCATCAGTTGGGGACAGGGATCACTGGGGACGTAGGGACAATGGGACCTGGGGCTGGAGGTTCTGGAGGCCGTATGGCAAAGGGGACGTGGGGATAAGGGGACACGgaggctgtggggacagggaggcAAGGGAGCTTCTGAGGCCATGGGGACGGGGATTCATGGGGACAGGGATTCATGGGGACAGGGATTAATGGGACCTGTGGACAGAAAGGCTGTAGGACAAGCAGTTAATGGGGACAAggggctctggggacagggaggtaCTGGAGACCTGGGAGCTATAGGGCAAGGGGGGCATGGGGacggggggcaggggggatATGGGGGCAGGGGGAccaggggacaaggggacagggAGCTTCTGGGAACAGGGAGACCCCGGGGCCGGGGGTTAATGGGGACAGTGGGAGCCGGGACAGGGCTCCACGGGGACACGGAGGCCACGGGGCGGGTCTGCGCCTGCAGCCCCACGAGCGGCCGCCAGGGGGCGACGGTGCCAAGAGGCTGGGGGCGTCTGCCCAGTATGGGGGGGGGGCAAGGACCAGTTTGGGGGGGGTCCTGCCCCGTTTCAGGGGTCCCTGCCCAGTTTGGAGGGGGTCAATGCCCAGTCTGGGGGGGGGCCTGCCCGGTTTGGAGGCAGCCAGTGCCCAATTTGGGGTGGTCCTGCCCAGTATGGGGTGGTCCTACCCAGTTTGGGGTGGTCCTTCCCAGTATGGGGGGGTCCTGCCcagttttggggggggggggcccccccccctcttgggccggggggggcccccccaaccccccccccccccgccccccccccccccgccccccccccccccccNNNNNNNNNNNNNNNNNNNNNNNNNNNNNNNNNNNNNNNNNNNNNNNNNNNNNNNNNNNNNNNNNNNNNNNNNNNNNNNNNNNNNNNNNNNNNNNNNNNNCAggaaaccccccccccccgggggggggggggggggggggggggcggcggggcgggaggggggggggttgggAGGGGTTAGGGGGGGtaggggaggcgggggggggctgggacGCCCACCAGCGGTGGGGTGGGAACAGCCCCCAGTGGGAGGTCTGGGGAGCGGGAGGGTCTGGCTGCTCCCCTCTGTCCCAAAGggggcagggaccccccccccccccggggggggggggtttccTGCCGCCGCTTTCCTCCGCACCCGGCCTTGACGTCAGGCGCGCGGTGATTCACGCCGGGCTGGCACGCGGGACACGCCAGGACACGGCTGGACACGCCAGGACACGGCTGGACACGCGGGGCACACCCTGTGCTGCatgtcaccccccccccccggggacctGGGGGTCTGTGGCACTGCGGGGCGCTTCTGTCCCTGGggtctgctgcaggcaggagacGTCCCCGTGTGTCCCCATGGGGTGACATCCCTGTCCCCTGCGTGGTGACATCCGTGTCCCTGCATGGTGacatccctgtccccaggtgtcccTGCGTGGTGACATCGCTGTCCTCTTGTGTTTGGGCATGGTcacatccctgtccccatgtgtCCCTGCATGGTGACATCTGTGTCCCTGCATGGTGACACCCCTGTACCCTGTACAGTCCCATACCCTTGTGTCCCTGCATGGTGACACCCCTGTACCCTGTGCAGTCCCATACCCTTGTGTCCCTGCATGGTGACATCCCTGTCCCATTGTGTCTGAGCATGGTgacatccctgtccccatgtgtTCAGGCACAGTGACATCCCGGTCCCCATAAGGTgacacccccagccccatgtgTCCCCAGGTGGTgacatccctgtccccatgtgtTCAGACACAGTGACATCCCTGTCCCCATACGGTGacatccccatccccacgtATCCCCACAAGGTCACATCTCTGTCCCCGCACGGTGACACCCCAGTGCCCCCTCACAGTCCCATCCCTCACTCCTTGTGCCCCCCCTCGGTGCCGCCCCCGACCCCACGTGTCCCCACTCAGTGCCACCCCGACCCCACATGTCCCCACTCGGTGCCATCCCCACCCCCTCACCACCCACCACGGTGACATCCCCACTCCACCCCGTGCCACGCCGCGTCCCCggcgcccccctccccttttccccGTGCCACCGCTggggccccgctccccccggtccccccctgCCCTTCCCGCAGCCCCGGCGCTGCCGCTTccgcccccgccgccaccgGCCCCTTCCCACGGCACCGGGACGGTGGCCCTGGCCCCGCTCCCAccggggctgtgccggggcCACTTATTTTTAGCGCTTGCTCCTTCCTGGCCGGATCCGGCACTCGCCTATTTTTTGCCACGGCGCCGCGCGGGACCCGGGGGGGGACACGCACACAAAGGGGTGGTGGCCCCATCCGTGTCCCCCCTCCAAAGCGGGGCACGGAGCCCTGGCGAGCTGGCGGTGGGCGCTCAGGGGACAGCGGGTGACAGCGGGCAGGGGTGGCCGTCCCCTTGCCACTGCCGGGTGGGACAGGGTGTCCCCGAAAGGCGCCGGATCCGGGCGCCAGCGCCAGGTCAGGGTGGGGTTGAATGGAGCAAGGCCAAGGTGACCCCGAGCCCTCGGTGTCCCACGTCCCCCCACGGCCACCCCGGTGGCTTCAGCCACCGCTCCTTGGGTTGTCCCCAAGCCGCACTGGGGTCCCCGTCACCGCAGGACGAGGCCGCGGTGCCGGGAAgcggtgtccccccccccccctttccctgccCTTGCGGTGGCTTCCCGGCTTCCCGGCGAGGGACACGAGGGACACGAGGGACACGCGGcgcttccttcctccccacccctgcGGCGGCGGCGCACGGGGACGCGGCCTCACACGTGGCCCCAGCCCTGTGCACGCGGTGGCCCCGTGGCCCCCCACACACACCacggagggggcgggggggggtcccgCGTCCCCTGTCCCCACTTGTGCCACGTGCGAGGACCCCGGAGCGAGAGCAGGACTTGGCCCGGCAttaaattacagcttttatGGCATTCCctaccggggggggggggggcgcagcgcCCGGAGCGAGCCCTGCACGGCAATGCACCCCGTTTTTGGGGGGCAGCGCTCACCCAGCCATAGGGTGCACCCAGATCTTTGGGGTGCGGCGCTCACCCAGCCTCAGGGTGCCGCGACACGCCCAGGTTTGGGGTGCACCAACGCACCCAGCTCTGCAGTACAGAGATGCACCCAGTTTTGGGGTGAGCGTGCGCCCAGTTTTGGGGTGAGCATGCGCCCAAGTCTGGGACACAGCATTGCACCCAGCTTTGGGGTGCAACGTTGCACCCAGTTTTGGGGTGTAGCGTTGCACCCAGCTCTGGGGTGAGCACGCACCCAGCGTTGGGGTACAGCACCGCACCCCGCTTCGGGTGCAGCACCGCACCCAGCTTTGGGGTGCAACAGTGCGCTCAGTTTTGGGTGCAGCGCTGCACCAAGCTAGGGGTGAGTGTGCACCCAGCTTGGGGGGCTGAGCGCGCACCCAGCTTCGGGGGGCTGAGCGCGCACCCAGCTTCGGGGGGCTGAGCGTGCACCCAGCTTGGGGGGACTGAGCGCGCACCCAGCTTCGGGGGGCTGAGCGTGCACCCAGCTTCAGGGAGCTGAGCGTGCACCCAGCTTCGGGGGGCTGAGCGTGCACCCAGCTTCGGGGGGCTGAGCGTGCACCCAGCTTCGGGGGGCTGAGCGTGCACCCGGCTGTGGCACACGGCCTCGTGCCCAGTTTCGGGGTGCGCAGCGCCCCGGCAGCGG
Encoded proteins:
- the LOC118155499 gene encoding LOW QUALITY PROTEIN: protein fosB-like (The sequence of the model RefSeq protein was modified relative to this genomic sequence to represent the inferred CDS: deleted 1 base in 1 codon), with translation MTIRRAHEARAGAIEVAAASLVCSQRAPTLPGEGGGHPRVLPGAVPQHPDRAPSPQECSGLGDMPGSFVPTVTAITTSQDLQWLVQPTLISSVAQSQPPGGPMAHPPPTTAPVDPYDLPGPSYSTPGMGGFPSAPPARPSRARPRRSREETLTPEEEEKRRVRRERNKLAAAKCRNRRRELTDRLQAETDQLEEEKAELESEIAELQKEKERLEFVLVAHAPACKLPFEDAGPLGAGPAEVSTLGKEEPPGPVAFPFQPGAQGPFPSCCFAPGAPPVPPNPSYTSSFVFTYPEGATCGASHQRSSSSDQSSDSLNSPSLLAL